A segment of the Carya illinoinensis cultivar Pawnee chromosome 1, C.illinoinensisPawnee_v1, whole genome shotgun sequence genome:
ACTCTAATACCATATGTCACAATCCATAGAGAGCTCAAGCCACATTTGGGCTcgtactccaaaaggactagttaatgatataattaggGCCCcttaaaatcattataaagagcaaaactTCTCCCTATCTAGCATTGTGAGATCTCATTCACCATCTATGTTGTGTTTAGAAAACATGCTCTCTCTTTTTTAACCAGCCTTAGAATTATAATGCTTTCCACGCCACGTGAATGACATGAGGCTTGAGAGTCGAGAGTCCTGGTCTTATTTATGGTGCACATTTTGATCTTTGTTCCCTTATCTTGTGAAATAGTGTTTAATGTATCATGGTGCAATGTTTTAGTTTTACATTTCTCTTGATTGCCTGTTCTTTCAGCCACCATATGCTCCATGATTGTATtttctatattcttttttaGGAAAGAGTCAATGATTCTTCAGCTAAGTCATCTTCCTTTGTGGCACGACCCATTGTTCCCCCATACACTCCACCAACGATGGATAATGATGATGGCATCTCATTCAAAGGTCAGTTCTTTggttgtttttttataagtttccaATGCAGCGGCATGGCATCATTTGCTTATTCCTGGGTGCTTTTGTTGCATTTAAGAAAAACTCATTTCTTTAGTTTACCTCACTCAAGTTGCATCTCATTCAAACAAGTGGCTTCCCCATTCTGTCACGGTTGTTTGATTTAACCTAAAAAATTGTAACTATTAGCAGCATTTAATTAAGATTTTCAGTTTCATTCTGGAATGTTAATCATATGActattgcattttatttgctggTATTTGTATCCTACAATCAATATCAGGCTTGAATCAATGTCTTTGCACACATTTGCGACTAAACTGGGAGTTCTATCATGTCTAGGCTTGGTTTTCCGTATGAAACTTTGATGATTACTGACTGAATAACACTTGTTTTCTGTACATAATATATGTATCGTAATTCTAAGTTTCCAGCAGATGAACCTTTTTCGCTTTTCAAAGTTATGCAAAATCACTActaaataacttatttaaaagaATTGATGTCGTGGCATTGATGTGGTCTTATTATGTTGGTGACATTATATTGCTGGTTGTACTTAGGAATCAGtgcttataatataaaatacaaagtACACTCCTTCTAATTTGAGTGGGTATGTGTAGGGCTGCAAACGAACTGAATCAAGTCAAATTCGAACAAGGGTACTCGAGCTCGATTAACATGTTTACTTGCTCGAACTCGAATAAAACTCGAATATCCTTGCTCGAATTCAGCTCATTAACCTTTAATGTTGTTCGAATTCAAGTCGAGCTcgactaaaaataaacaaatgactCGAGCTTgaacttgattttttattttgaaatttctaatCGTATcctttgattaataaaaaaaaaatttgaaattaaaaaaaaaaaaaaaaactcaaaccatttaactattcaaccaaataattttgactcaaagtTTTTATGGTGTAACCTTTTCTACAAAAATAacttatagttataaattaaaagaataatacacAAGATAAATGTAATCAAATAAACTACttaatacatatagataatataataaatcaatagttgtagttgtatgatatattattatacaaattatcctATACACATTTGGGAAATATAACATATCTATATTAAATATggtaaactataaataaattagtaatgtataatcaagtatataaaatataactaacatataatatatataacacatacatatataaaacatattacgaGCTTCAAAATGAGCTCAAACGAATCAAGCCTAGCTTATACGAGTTTTGTTCCAGAGTCGAGCcgagtttatatgagttttgctcgtttaatattcgaacatatattagtgtttacgaacatctcatttattaaatgaactgAGTTCAAACTGAGTATATACATGAGCCGAACTCGAACTGTTCATGAGCTACTCTGTTCATTTGCAGCCCTAGGTATGTGTGTACGTGCATGTGCATCTGTGTGTTTACATCTATGTATGCGAAGTAGTTTAGTTGGTCTTGAACCATCTTTACGTCAACGGGCCTATCAGGCTAAACAATTAACCATTGTACCTGACCTGGCTGAAAGTTCTGATCTGACTTGAGTTGAAATGACCGACCTGAAACAAAATGGGTCGAAAATGGAAATTTCCGTTGCGTTTCCGATTGTGGGTCGGTTTGGTTCAGGTAATTACCCCATGCCTGAACGTGGCTGTCATCCCAATATTCTTCCATCATCACGACTCCCCTCCCCTCACCAcatactaatttatttaatcaAGGTTGTCACAATCTCACAgaccctagctagctatatatctCTCTGCACTTGGTTGGACGATATTCATGACAGACACTCACCTCGAAGCAATTTTTGCCCAACTTTTGATTTCAGGCCATCACACAACCCTTTAATGTCTTTTATCTGCTACTCCAGAGTCCACACGTATGTATCCCTTTTTGTCTTATGTATATTATGTGGCTTGCTCCAAACTGTGAGATTAGATATGGAAGAAGTGGTTAAACGGTGAGGATCATAATTACTTATGGGAGTAGTGAGGCATGCATGCAGGTAGAACATGCTTTGAGGTACAActtccttttattttgtttattggtTGTCAGAATCAAGACAAAAGCAGGTTCCAAGCAAAAAATCCTACAATTGTACATTGATATGTCACAAATCAAAGCAGAGAGAGAGTTAAAATCGGAAATTCCACTAGACCATGCCAGTTACCAAGGAAAATCAAAACTGCGGAAAAACCTGATTTTTCGAAATTATATTCAGCTTCTGAAATTCGGTTAATATGTTCGGTCTGGAATTATTTATTCGAAAGTGTGCTTTTCGGGTTGGGTTGGAATAGTGGCTTTTCAGGCCGAGTGAACAGTCCTTCTGGCCTGTACAGGACTGGCTGTTTGATCTTGTCATACTGCAAACTTACCTTTTTCTCATACTGGTATGGTTATTGGACCATTCTTGTTTGGCCCGTAAATAAAAGCGTTTCTTTTTGGTTAGTGTCCAAAAAGTTTCATAGATAGATTGACTTGAATGTTGAGTCTTTAAGCATTTGGCATGCCAATTAATCAGAGAGAATGTCCGAAAGCAATGTTTTAACATGCTTTAGTGCGCTcactaattcttttatttaaaaaaaatggtttcaagaagagattttttctttcaacaaaCAAAACCTCTTTAACAAATGTATAGAGTCTCTCTCCTTTAGGCAAGTAtgttttggtgcagagttcgttTTCTTTGCAGCGTAAAAAAAGCCTTAAGCAAAGTTTAATTCTGCTGTTTGCAGCTATTGGTGGTGTGACAGGAGATCTTCTGGAGCAAAATGCACAGGCCTTACATCAAATTTCATTAAACCTTACAGCTATGCAGGTGAATAAGAAATTACCATATGGATTGATTCTAATTATTACATTAGTTTGGGACACGTCTTAAAGTCAAGAATGCTGCTACagatttttcataaatcattGATGAAAAAAATCGGCAGCCCTCTCTTGTAAACATTGATTTTGCTTGCTGCTATATTAATTTCTATGCATGAATGCACAGAATGCTTATGTTTAGATGGGTTGGTGGATCATAGATAATCTAGCTGCAATTACACTTTTTTACGCTACACCATGATTTTTGCTCCGAACTTGTAATTTACCTATTGTATCTCCCAAACGCCAACCCTCAAGCTTTTGacctcatttattatttaaaaaaaaaaaaggtttgttTTAGGTGCAAAAATTGAATACCCATTAGTTGACATACTACTAATAGAGGTTCTTGTAAGAATTTACTTTCTGAAAAGTAATGGCTAATCTTAATGTACCTGTCCATTTTTAACTCCACACAACAGTTCAGTTTATAAACGCCtgatagaatttattttaactttgtCTAAGATCATCTGTGATTGTATCAAATCTATTTTACtgcaatattttaataatcatAAATACCACGATTAAAAGAGtggatttttttgttattaatcTCATGTATTCTTTGTGATTACCTAAATGACTTGGCTGTATTTTCATTTGTATTCAGCTACGGGAGAACACGAGTCTCTTCTGTCAAACTCGCGATAACATCCACAAAATAATGAATGAGTACGTTGCAGACCATGCTTAGTAGTGCTTTCTATTATTGCTCTGGTATTATCTTTTGCTTTTACAGTGGTGCTAGCGTTAGTTTATATGAATGTATACttttctttctgcatgtgtgaatatATAGTCTAGATCACAATAACTATAGAGAACAACTATTCTATAGATTTTGGTTCATGTTTTGTACATTGATTTAAATTGCCCGATCAACCATTTGCATTTGTACTGGTGACCTGCATGTTGTTGGCCTTCTATAATCCGGGTGCACCAAAATCGCCTTGATAACTTTGGAACACATTTATCTGATGCATCATTatgtaatacttttttataagtagctaGCTCTACTTGTAGCTgttgagaaaaaagttttttaatgGAAAATCAAATTACCTAAAATTATACTACAATAGAAGGTTTGGGGGACCCAAACAAACTCTCCAAACAAAGGCAGAAAAAACATCCAAAACAAACGGAAAATGGAACCTGATGGTCCTGGTTCCATATGTTCACTGGTGTTGGGGCTGTCAATAAGGATCCCTTTTCTGCATCTATTGATAAGAGAAGTACATGCTAATGGCTCCTGGCAAAAGAGGCCTTTTGTCTCACACAAAAGAGACAAAAGAGTGGAACGGGTGAGATCTGGACCTCTAAAGGCGCATACAAGCCACAGAAAGAGACGGTGTGTGAGCCACACGTATTACTGATATGGTGACTGGGGATAGGCTACGAGGGAATCGAGGGCTGCAAGTCTAGTAGGGGCATGTGTAGGGTGGCTGTGGTAAGAAAGGGCCAGCTTGCGATTGTCGGCAAAGGACTTCATCATCAGCGAAGGACTTCCAGCTTACACATATATCTTTGATATGGGCCAGCAATGcatgaattttctgaatttaTCTTTGATATGGATTTGGTGGATTTACCACTTGTTGGTGGTAAGCATACTTGGTCTAATAATCGGTCGTGGTCTCGTTTAGACAGATTTTTGGTGTCCCCCTCATGTGAGGTACATTACCCTACAATGATGCAGAAAAGAATTGATAGAGTTTGCTCAGACCATTTCCCCATTGTTCTAGATTGTGGAGGCATTCAAGAGGGTAAACGAtactttaagtttgaaaatatgtggctgaaaGTTGAGGGTTTTGTGGATAAAGTGAGGTCGTGGTGGACTTCGTACTCATTTGAGGGTTCACCAAGCTTCATATTGGCTGGGAAATTGAAAGCCTTGAAGGGGGACTTGAAGAGGTGGAATGCAGAAGTTTTTGGGCTTATTAATGATCAAAAAAGGTCTCTTATGGAGGAGTTAAAGGATTTGGAGGAAAGGGAGGTGAGCGCCTCTTTCAGAAGAAGACTCTCGCAAGAAATTAGCTACCTCTTCGGAATTGGAAAGGGTGTTACTAATGGAGGAAATTTCATGGAAACAAAAGTCAAGAGCCCTTTGGCTGAAGGAAGGAGACCGTTGTACGAAATTTTTTCATCAGGTGGCTAATTCACACAGTAGTAATAATGCTATCGATGTGCTTCAGGTTGAGGGCCAAGTTTTTTCCAATCATGTGGATATTAAGAACCACATTGTTAACTATTATGAAGCATTACTCACGTAAAAATTCATGTGGCGGCCCAAATTGGATGGTATGCACTTTGAGAATATTGATCATGCTAGCTCTGAGTGGCTGGAGAGACCTTTTGAAGCTAATGAGGTTCTTCGGGTGCTTTGTGGGATGGCTAAGGACAAAACACCGGGGCCGGATGGGTTCTCAATGGCCTTCTATTATGAGTATTGGGATGTGCTAGGGGAGGATATTATGAAGGTCTTCTAGGAGCTATACACTTTtggtaaatttgaaaaaagtcttAACGCATCCTTCATTGCTCTAATCCCTAAGAAAGTTGGGGCAATGGAGATGAAGGGCTTTAGACCGATCAGCCTCATTAATGGGATATACAAGATTCTTGCGAAGGTGTTGGCCAATCACATGAGCAAGGTTTTGATTAGTATTATAACAAAACCCCAAAACGCGTTTGTAAAGGGGAGACAAATTCTGGATTCAGTGTTgattgccaatgaatgtttggattgTAGACTCAAGGGAGTAAACCAGGTCTCTTGTGTAAGCTGgacatggagaaggcctatggccatgtaaattgggattttttgtgCTATTTACTTgcgagatgtggttttggggagagatggttATCTTGGATTCGGCATTGTATAACTATGATCCGCTATTCGGTTTTGGTGAATGGAACACCGGAGGGATTCTTTACCAGCTCCAGTggattaagacaaggggatcccctaTCCCCTTTATTGTTTGTAATTGTTGTGGATGCTTTGAGTCGCATGTTGAGTGCAGCTGTTAGTAGAGGTTTTATTGCTGGTTTCTCGGTGGGAGGGATTACTATATCGCACCTTTTATTTGCTGATGACACACTGCTGTTTTGTGAGCTGGACGGTATTCATATGCAGTATTTGAAagctgttttgctttgttttgaagcgGTTTCAGGTCTGAAGGTAAACCTTTCGAAGTCTGAAATGGTCCCTGTGGGTAGTGTGAACAATATTCAAGGATTGGCATCTATTTTGGGCTGTCAGATTTGTTCACTGCCTTTGcaatatcttggtcttccattgGGGGCAGTGTTCAAGACCAAATCTATCTGGGATGGAGTggtagaaaaaattgaaagaagattgGCTGGATGGAAATGGTTATATCTGTCCAAGGGTGGTAAATGGACTCTCATTAAGGGTACACTATCTAACCTCCCCAcgtattttctttccttatgTCCGATACCTGCAAGTGTGGCTTCTCGTATTGAGAAaactttttgtaattttctttgggGAGGAATGGGGGATGAATCTAAAATCCATCTTGTGGGTTGGGATAAAGTTTGTTCTCCAATTTGATGGGGAGGATTGGGGGTGCGTAATGTAAGGGTTTTCAACAAAGCAttattggggaaatggttgtggaggtatcatAGTGAAGGAGGGGGTTTGTGGAGAGAAGTGATAGAGTCTAAGTATGGAAGTCTTCGGGGGGGTTGGTGCTCTAATGAAGTCAAGGGTGCACATGGAGTGGGATTGTGGAAAAACATAAGAGCTGGTTGGGacagattttctcaaattttcagaGTTACAATTGGCAGCGGCaacaatgttttattttggcatgatgtttggtgcgGGGACATGGCTCTTAAGCAGGTGTTTCCTATGCTGTACCAAATTGCATGTGATAAAGATGCTGTTGTGGCTGatttattgatatgctttaATGGTGCTGTTCATTGGAATGTGAGATTTTCAAGGGCGGCTCAAGAGTGGGAGCTGGAcatgttttctggttttttTGACTCATTATATGTTATATCATTTGGAAATGAGATGAGGGATAGGCTGTCGTGGAATCGAAgtggaaataaaaaattctcagtGGGGTCCTTTTATTCGGCTCTCTTAGGTTTATACCATGGTCATAGTTATCCTTGGAAGGCTATTTGGAAGTGCAAGGTACCTTCCAGAATTGCATTCTTTGTCTGGACAGCATCTATTGGGCGGATTCTTACCTTGGATAACTTGAGAAAACATGGGTTCATTATTTcagattggtgttatatgtttAGGTGTGATGGGGAATCAGTTGATCATCTCTTGTTACACTGTGAAGTGGCCCAGTGTTTATGGTATGAAGTTTTTAATAGGGATAGGGGTGGCATGGGTCATGCCTAGAAGTGTTTGGGATCTTATGTGCTGTTGGAAAGGTATTTGGGGAAATGCTCTCATTGCTTCTGTGTGGAGAATGATACCTcactgcattatgtggtgtatgTGGTTGGAGAGAAACAAGAGGTGTTTCGAAGATATGGAGCACCCCATGGCTGAACTGAAACGTTTTTTCTACAGTACACTGCTTTTCTAGGCTTCAGCCATTATTTGTAACACAGATGATCTCCATACTTTGCTTGTAACTCTCACTAGTACTTAGTTGTAACCTGGCATGTTCtttgtatacctctagtgtactCAGGCTATGcctcttttattaataaaacttacttttacctatcaaaaaaaaaaaaagaaagaaagaaagggccAGTTCTAGCCTCCTACAAATAGTAAGGAGAAAAATTGCCAATaaaatagaaacataaaaaagaaCCCAGACTAAGCCCAGAGAAGGCTAGATCTTCAAAACAAGTTGAGAGAGGCTGAAAAGATGGCAATGGGGGGCAGCACGTGGAGGCCATACATTGGTGATTCTGCCTGAAAAGGGTGGGCCCGGTGGATCTTAGAGTGACGGTTCTTTTGTTGGTGCATGTGTTGGACGACCTTTAGTGTAGCGCCAAAGTTTGTGCCTCTAATGACTGGGATGCAAGGTTAGAAAACCATgaaatggagagaaaaaaaactaaagaaagagACACAAGAGGATTCTTCCCTTGGGTGGGCTTCCTCCAAGATGCCATGGGAGGGAGAGAGCATATTTGTGTAGAAAAAAAAGGGGAGTGAGAGTTGTGAGAGAGGATTGGTTTGTTGGGAAAatgttttcacttttcatatTATTGCACTATTATACTTTACATATAGAAGGATGGAAAAGTAAATCCTGTAATTGTGTGAAAACCTGCTCAAAATCGAGGTCATATggtatctttcttttttcttttgttttttatttttgttgtcttGAGCAAATTTTATACACGAATGAAATGCACAGTGCCTGTTCACTATCGAGGTTAATTGTGTTTATTGCAGAATACAGTTTTTAAATGACAAGATTAGAGCTTTATTCATGCATGCATTGTCACAAAGATTCTTGTTCTCCATGTGTAGATTATGGCCTAGGTCTCTAATTGTTTCCATTCCTGTCCCATTCCAGGAATATATATTAGTTGGTTAGAATATATGTTCTATAAAATGGAAGATTGACTTAAATACGCAGTTGAAAGAGCTATGCCAATCAATTTTCTGGTAGAATCATTTAACATTTATAAATGCTCCTCCTTTGGTTTATTTTCTATGTAGCTTGAGCTTGAATGACACGCCAGAAGTAATGAAGCAAATGCCACCACTTCCAGTGAAGTTGAATGAAGAGCTAGCTAACTCCATCCTTCCTCTCACAAACCTTCCAATGCAACAATGATCAGCCTTATCCTTACCTAGGTTTTGGATCTATCCCCCAGGCCTATTACACAGCCTCTCAATCGAATGATGGTCCTGCCTCAACTGGGATCTTTCAATGAAATCCTGACATCCAAACAAGGAAAATACTTCTCTACCAAATTGGCCATTGTGGTCCCAATTCAAGTATTGTCTGACCCAATTGTTGTGTGCAGAAAGGCAGTATTTATTTGTCTTTGTTTAATGTTCTTATTtggttctatatattattttggatGGTTGGACTGTCACTTGGGCTTTTAGAAATTAGGGAATAAGGATTCTTTTGTTATCTTTTGGTAAAAACTAGGGATGAAGGGTAAAAATTTGTATCATTTTGGATGTTTTTATGATGATGTAATTagttcttttagtttcataCAGCTATTTCAGTGTGATGGTAATGACCTGTGACCTTGTGGTACTCTGGAAAGCTTGAGTGTGTTAGGTTGCAAGTTACCCTTGTAACCATCTGGTTTTGCTTTCTTGAGACTCTTTCTACCTTTTCCGTCAGCAGTTTTACTGGCCTTTCAAGGGTTAGTCTGATGGGAGGAATTGAGTCAGTTTGAAGAGTTTTGGAGACCAAGCAGACCCAGAGTCTACAAGTTTAGACTCAGGACCTCAGGTCAGGTCGACCCATTGGTTCACCCATCCATCTAGTGTTACTTCATGCATCTTTATACATTGGTATATAACTATTTGATACATATTGTATATTGATATGTACGTGATACATGGAAAGGAGCTTATAAATATTTCTATATACAATGTTAATCATAATACAGGTAAGTGCATAATTATGGCATATATCTTTAGAGGTTGGAGAAGTTCTGAAATTCCAAGGAATCAGACGTTGAGTAAGAAATGCAAAATCAAGAGTGGTAATGTTATGTTGTGTAAGAGTGATGACAGCAATTGGAACTTTATGTGAGTTGTGACTTTATATGGGGAGTAGTTTGGTTGATTTATCTGGTTGAAAGAGGCtcatattttgagttgagatgactAGTTTCTGAATTATAGGATTAGAGTGCTAAAGAAGACATGCACAAAATGGCGTCTACAAGAAGCACATCATATGACTcttttctactcttaattttggTGCTATGCTGCTATGCACAAAGATTCCAGAAAATTTCGATTtgtcttcttctacttgattagTTTGATAGATTCTTTGTTTTGGTGTCAGTACAATCGTCTCTCcctcctctctcttttctaattattgatattattattatacctTCTTTAGCCCTTTCGGCTGCCTAACACTTTCCTGTCTATTCCAATTCCATTAGCAACACTTTCCCATGTATCTCTACAATATTCATTGGGACAGTATTTtagaattttgtgaatggtagtaaaataatttgagttaagatgttttattgagtttttaacTTTGTTTAAAGATGTCTACCAAGTTGTTCTGAAGTGCTCAAATGATGATGACCATTTGAATGGGATCAATAAAACTTTCATCTCTATTATTCAGAAGAAAAAATGGGTATAGAAGAATCTAATTTCAAGCTTATTAGCTTATGTAATGTTGTTTATAAGATGGTAGCAAAAGTGATAGCTAAATAGGCTGAAATTAGTCACGTTTGACCCTACAAattgatttaatataatattcttGTGACCTATGAGTTGATCATTCAATGAACAACAACATGAGAGGTTAATTTCATGACTTTAAGAACTCAACAAGAGCAAGGCTTATGATTGTGTGGAGTTGTGCTTTTTGGTGGCTATTACAAAGAAAATAGAATTAAACAGCACCTGGATCCATCTTGTCTTGAACTATATTACTCTGATTTCATACTCGGTTTTAATAAATGGGTCTCCTCAAGAATATTTTTCTCCTACTAGAGGTTTTAGGTAGGGGGCCAATTTTCTCCCTACCTTTTTCTCGTGTGCAGAAGCCCTTTGTTCTCTATTAAGCCATGCTAAAAGATCATGATAGATTATAGATGTCTCTATCGTTAGAGGTCAACTTTATATTAGCATCTATTTTTTGTGGATAATAGTCTTTTATTTTGTAAGGCCAAGTCTCTAGAGTGGAGCAAGCTTCTAAGGTTGTTGGAAGTTTATGAAATTGCCTCGGGACAATAgctaaataaggaaaaaacatTCACAGGAAATACTGAGAAGGAGATAAGGACCACGTCTTAGCCATGGTAGGGATTCAATCTACAAATTCATATGAGAAACAACTGGAAGGTTAAATATCTTTCTCAATTAGGTTTGGAGATCCTCCTTAAATTTATAATTCAGGCCATCCATATTGATGTCTTTACACACCCAAGACTTTACTGAAAGATCAAGAGATTGATGGAGAATCTATGGTGGGGCaaagagaatgaaaaaaaaaactctttatcAAGAGATTGACGGAGAATCTATGGTGGGGCCAAAAAGAGAACGAAGAAAAAACTCAATGATAGAACTGTGGACAAATGGGGGAAGGCCAAAAGTACAGGTGGGTTAGGATTTCAAGATTTAGAAACTTTAACTTAGCCATGGCCAATAAGAGGCAAATTCCATGGTTTTGAATGTCATTTTGGTGACCGTTTTGATCAAGacactaaaatgaaatatttcgatacaagtaca
Coding sequences within it:
- the LOC122313610 gene encoding uncharacterized protein LOC122313610, with the translated sequence MANPSGNHQEASSSSFNGHVAAGGNMSNGNSGAPPDNQSMKHNPGISLDWTADEQATLEEGLANFCSESNIIRYAKIAMKLPNKSVRDVALRCRWMTKKENSKRRKDEHNLTRKNKEKKERVNDSSAKSSSFVARPIVPPYTPPTMDNDDGISFKAIGGVTGDLLEQNAQALHQISLNLTAMQLRENTSLFCQTRDNIHKIMNDLSLNDTPEVMKQMPPLPVKLNEELANSILPLTNLPMQQ